From the Hevea brasiliensis isolate MT/VB/25A 57/8 chromosome 13, ASM3005281v1, whole genome shotgun sequence genome, the window gaagaaaaatagCTCAAAAAAGTTCATGTGTACTGAGCATATGCAATAATATCACCTTAATATAGATTACTGTAATAGATGAAATGAAATCACTAACAGGGAGAGAAATACCCACGCACTGGAATGCGTCCAATATGATTGCATCGTAAGTAACCTGAGCCTGAGGAACATTTTTCAGGAATTCAACTCCTGCGTATTTGAAGGAGACAAAACAAAGGCTGAATATTATTGTTTCCTCTGGAAAAAAGATGGATTATATTTggggagattagaaataaatgaaTCAAACTTATTGTACCGTCGCCTATATGCAGATTGACTCGGGGATCCTCGTATCCAATTGCTATGTCAGGGAAGAACCGCTTGTAGGCCTGAAAGATATTCACTTTCAGACACATGATTTTGAACCCAAGAATCACTATGAAATCTCATGTAGTTGATGATATATAATGGAAAatacatgtaattaatttaagtttTAACTCAATAAAACTGAGAAAAATTTGTCTTTAAAACTGTGAGAATTCAACTTCCacttaaaattaaatgaaaaaaaaaattctcataaataaataattctataatttAAGTTTATTGAAATTGAAACCTTAATTACATGCTATACCACCAATTTatttattgtgtttgctcttattgAATTCCAAATTCTAGATTTTATATATCTAATCGCCTTTTTATTATTTAACAGTACAgcattttttatttattgctaAAAATAGAacccaaaaaaattgaaaaaaaaaaggaaaaactttAACAAACCTTAGATAGGAATAGTGAGATATATAATTCACTTACGTCAATCACCATTTTGTCAATTTCACATATGTCAATCCGATCAACGGAGGAATGGCGAGATATTTCTCTCAGAATTCCACCATCTCCCCCTCCAATTAGCAATACCTGAAGAATATAAAATGGTGGTTGCAAATAAACTGAATCAAAACCTTGAGTTTGAGGCAGACCCTAAAGAGGACTGTAAATTGCCAAAATgccttcattaaatttttttatgcccTATGTTATATATATCACCCTTCTTgggataaaaatataaaaatgttatAATGCATGAGATTTTCCATAATACAGGCTAGCTTAGATCTCGCAGGGATATATTTATTATAAACTATGCATGTATTTGCAGGCTTGCAGCTATCTGTAAAGAGAAATGAAATGACCTTCTTTGGGTTTGGAATGGAGCAAAGCGGAAGGTGGGTGAGCATTTCTTGGTAAGCAAACTCATCTTTCTCTGTGAGTTGAAGATCCCCATCCAAGATCACAATCTTGCCATGCCCTGATGACTGCAATCGTACACAAGTAAGAAAgaagaaaatttattttatatacgcATCTATATATATCTTATTGTGGAAGACAACTCCAGAAGCAAAAATCCATTAATTCCTCACTTTTTGAGAGCAACTAGTACCTGAAATACAATAAGATCCTGATATTCTGACTTGTCATGAAAGAGGACTTTTTCCACCTTGTACAAGTGTGCCTCTCCTGTGCAATAATTAATATGTTCCTTAAATGGGAGTTAATGGATTAAGCTTCCTAATAATTTTGATGAAAAGGCAAGAAAACAAAGTGATATATAGAACTAATCATACTGCCTTGAGAGTGAAGTCAATCAATTATTATCATAAATACCAGACAACCACCagagaaattatatgtaatgtatGATCAAAAGTTGGGTGGTTCTATTGCTTCTGTAAGACCGACAAGCTATCCATACGTCTTTGACTATCAGTAAATTAATCTAGTCTCTTGTGTAAGCACTACTTGCATTTATGCATAGAAAGAGAGATACGAACACAAAAATTTTACTTAATTCAGCAAGTGTGTTTACATCTATGGacaattctctttttttttttttcacttacaTTCCAATTTATATAGACCCTTAATCCTTATACGAATAGGTTTACATTTTACCCCTCGTCATAGAGATCATCTCCCATATAGAACTATGCATTTCGAACTGCTTGTTTTGGAAGCACATAATCATTATAGGATAAGAGAACCATGTCCATATTTACTTGTTGAAAACATTGACTGGAATACAATAAAAGACTAGACTGCAATGATAAAAGTTTTCAcaacaaaaataaaagttaaagcTTTTCGAGCTTAAAGAAGATTGTAATATTGCTACAGCCTAAGAAGCCTAACAAAGAATTAATTAGCCCAAACATCCAATAAGAAAGCTGCTTtaaccttctttctttctttcaatTAATATTCTTAGGACATAGTATCAAACTAGAAATAAACTAAATATCTGAAAATTCCAAGATAACGATattaaaattgagaaaattaagaaagagaaaagaaatatgaAGCCAAAGAGAGAAAGTTGCATTttaagaaggaaagaaagaagaagcacAAATATATATTatgatattaatatatatatacctGGCCATCCTTGAGAAGCATCAGCATACCATCCTGGAATGTTAAGAGAAACACCATTATGGTTCTCCATTTCAAGAATAGGTGGTGAAGACAAGAGATGAGTGGTGATCTGATCTAGGTCTTGTGCATGTATTGTGGGAGATTCATGAGCAGAAGCAAAACCATTTTCTGCAGCCATTGATTCTCTCCTTTATTTGGTCTTTATCACTACTGGAGCTGATAAGAGAATATGTATAAACTGTGAAGGACAAAGCTTATGCATGTGGCTATAAATAGGAAACAATGGCCAATTGAACCACAAGTAGAAATGCATGTGGCCCCTGCATGATCATTTGTCAAGTTTTGTCTCCGTAGTTGAATGTATGCCGGGTCCTCAATCTTTTCAGGTCAAGACTCCAGATTCATGATTTCGGATTCTTCAGGATTAGATCAAATTTAAAATCTCTTGGATTATTGATTTccttttcctctcttcttttttattaattcaatACTATGCTATGCTTTTCCTATCACACGTCTCTGCAGATTTGTGTCTCAAGTCCGCTTGTAGAATTCATATCATCATCAATATAAGGGCATTTCATTAattgcaataataataataataataacaataataatatctCAGCattatttaaaacaaaattaatcccacattcatttatatacatataaataAGATCATTataattctattatttttatttgccagcATTTTGAATGTGTAGAATGTGAATGGTGAAGTATATACCATGCTTAAAGAGGAAGAATTCACGTATTTACTTTTAAACTTTT encodes:
- the LOC110650562 gene encoding spermidine synthase 2 isoform X1, producing the protein MAAENGFASAHESPTIHAQDLDQITTHLLSSPPILEMENHNGVSLNIPGWYADASQGWPGEAHLYKVEKVLFHDKSEYQDLIVFQSSGHGKIVILDGDLQLTEKDEFAYQEMLTHLPLCSIPNPKKVLLIGGGDGGILREISRHSSVDRIDICEIDKMVIDVSELYISLFLSKAYKRFFPDIAIGYEDPRVNLHIGDGVEFLKNVPQAQVTYDAIILDAFQCVGPDEKEAGDKCFLESVAKALRPGGVMCCPAESLWHTEFSLSDCIAKCREAFKGSVSYAWCTTPAYASGMIGFMLCSTEGPPVDFIHPVNPLNPENYGVAKGPPLFYNSEVHTAAFCMPSFAKKKMFGSKI
- the LOC110650562 gene encoding spermidine synthase 2 isoform X2, giving the protein MAAENGFASAHESPTIHAQDLDQITTHLLSSPPILEMENHNGVSLNIPGWYADASQGWPGEAHLYKVEKVLFHDKSEYQDLIVFQSSGHGKIVILDGDLQLTEKDEFAYQEMLTHLPLCSIPNPKKVLLIGGGDGGILREISRHSSVDRIDICEIDKMVIDAYKRFFPDIAIGYEDPRVNLHIGDGVEFLKNVPQAQVTYDAIILDAFQCVGPDEKEAGDKCFLESVAKALRPGGVMCCPAESLWHTEFSLSDCIAKCREAFKGSVSYAWCTTPAYASGMIGFMLCSTEGPPVDFIHPVNPLNPENYGVAKGPPLFYNSEVHTAAFCMPSFAKKKMFGSKI